A single genomic interval of Portunus trituberculatus isolate SZX2019 chromosome 41, ASM1759143v1, whole genome shotgun sequence harbors:
- the LOC123517001 gene encoding uncharacterized protein PB18E9.04c-like, which produces MEQQQQQQQQQQQQGGSGNGTNSRGKVARPVSEARRIRKPLMERKRRERINTSLNDLASLLTEARMVRPDAGGRPAKLEKADILELTVKHILRLKRRPAAPSDASKENSTDGSSGPEAVAAPPVWHDHFDEDSQDSLPPEVEDEGTQAPSQDSPDSSCDPQSLQNLTSSPEPPQDAPGESHVPRKDPTQSELAVNDESYQRGFMRCMNALNTVLPRVQDASLRQRLWQHLQEFLGCKEGTLIPPPLPLPSTSQHEQDTSVTINPKTEIQEENPAARLTLVPTKLPGGGLALLVQGPLHPDAESLLMPATATVKSEDTASSCSLSLPPSNPAPSLSTQKPVVSLTPTEHLTTAKHVSATVTPASVERVPATMTHASTARVPPTVITTSAERVPATVTLISAERVPATVNPTTAACVPATLTATSIVSVPGTVTPSITVAPPTTVSCFEPESVSTMVPPSTTVPLSTTVSSPTMVTSSTKSFSSTTVFPSKTILPFTAVPSCTTVPPFSTVSTVTPLRAPHSTTNTTVPVTTIVPVTNGVTVALRVTPPTTVPVPAVVPLTTTSSPASTVFLTTFTNTSTVSHITMAKTTVPHIITTTPTVPNITTNTTTTTLPLSTTTTTSNTTVSHIITTALPLSTATTTTTTTTTTTTKDPRHIPCRPCLRPGLKGEPLLLSTPKSFMGPHPPPTPPPTPNFTDTSAPTPTRILTPLPRFSTPRPPPQGEWSVRGVRVGVVPHPWAHSSPRPSHPYIETPRPSPPHNHS; this is translated from the exons atggaacagcagcagcagcagcagcagcagcagcaacagcaaggtGGCAGCGGTAATGGCACCAACAGCAGGGGCAAGGTGGCCAGGCCTGTCAGTGAAGCCAGAAGA ATCCGCAAGCCCCTCATGGAGCGGAAGCGCCGCGAGAGGATCAACACGAGCCTCAACGACCTCGCCTCGCTGCTGACGGAGGCGCGGATGGTGCGGCCTGATGCGGGAGGGCGGCCCGCTAAGCTGGAGAAGGCTGACATTCTCGAGCTGACTGTCAAACATATTCTGCGGCTCAAGAGACGCCCCGCGGCACCCAGCGACGCCTCCAAAGAGAATTCGACCGATGGCAGTTCGGGTCCCGAAGCAGTCGCCGCCCCTCCCGTCTGGCACGACCACTTTGATGAGGACTCACAGGACAGTCTGCCTCCTGAAGTAGAGGACGAGGGCACACAAGCCCCCAGCCAAGACTCGCCAGATTCCTCCTGTGACCCTCAGTCTCTCCAGAATTTAACCTCGTCACCTGAGCCACCTCAAGACGCCCCAGGGGAATCTCATGTGCCTAGGAAGGATCCCACTCAGTCTGAACTTGCAGTCAACGATGAAAGCTACCAGCGAGGCTTTATGCGCTGCATGAATGCTCTCAATACGGTACTGCCTCGCGTCCAGGATGCCTCCCTCCGCCAGCGGTTGTGGCAGCACCTCCAAGAGTTTCTGGGCTGCAAGGAAGGTacattaattcctcctcctctccctcttccttctacttctcaaCATGAGCAAGACACGAGTGTAACAATCAATCCTAAGACGGAGATCCAGGAAGAAAACCCAGCGGCCCGCCTTACGCTGGTACCTACCAAGCTGCCAGGGGGCGGCCTAGCCCTTTTGGTTCAGGGTCCTCTCCACCCCGACGCCGAGAGTCTCCTCATGCCCGCAACGGCAACTGTTAAGAGCGAGGATACAGCATCCTCCTGTtcactgtctctccctccctccaaccctGCGCCAAGTTTGTCAACCCAAAAGCCTGTGGTGTCCCTCACACCCACGGAGCACCTAACTACAGCAAAGCATGTGTCTGCAACAGTGACTCCCGCCTCAGTGGAGCGTGTGCCAGCAACAATGACTCATGCTTCAACAGCGCGTGTGCCTCCAACAGTGATTACCACCTCGGCGGAGCGTGTGCCTGCAACAGTGACTCTTATCTCAGCGGAGCGTGTGCCTGCAACAGTGAATCCCACTACAGCAGCGTGTGTACCTGCAACACTGACTGCTACCTCAATAGTGTCTGTGCCTGGAACAGTGACTCCCTCCATCACAGTAGCCCCACCTACCACAGTGTCTTGCTTTGAACCAGAGTCTGTATCCACCATGgtacctccctccaccactgtGCCTCTATCCACGACAGTGTCTTCTCCAACCATGGTGACTTCCTCCACCAAATCATTTTCCTCCACCACAGTGTTTCCCTCTAAAACAATTCTTCCCTTTACTGCAGTGCCTTCCTGCACCACAGTGCCTCCCTTCTCCACAGTGTCTACGGTGACACCATTGCGTGCGCCTCACAGCACAACGAATACGACCGTACCCGTTACTACAATAGTGCCTGTGACTAACGGCGTGACTGTGGCCTTACGAGTGACGCCGCCCACCACTGTGCCTGTGCCAGCAGTTGTGCCTCTTACCACTACATCATCTCCAGCCTCCACAGTGTTCCTCACCACCTTCACTAACACCTCAACGGTGTCCCATATCACCATGGCCAAGACCACGGTGCCTCACATAATTACCACTACCCCTACAGTACCCAAcattactaccaacaccactaccactacactacccctctccaccaccacaactacctccAACACTACAGTGtcccacatcatcaccactgcatTACCcctctccaccgccaccaccaccaccaccaccaccaccaccaccaccaccaaagatcCGCGTCACATCCCCTGCAGACCCTGCCTTAGGCCAGGACTTAAGGGTGAGCCACTCCTGCTCTCCACACCTAAGTCCTTCATGGGGCCTCACCCGCCGCCCACTCCTCCGCCTACACCAAACTTCACAGACACGTCCGCCCCAACACCTACGCGAATCCTCACACCACTGCCACGCTTCTCCAcgccacgcccaccacctcaaGGCGAGTGGTCAGTCCGCGGTGTGAGGGTGGGCGTGGTACCGCATCCTTGGGCTCACTCCTCTCCCCGCCCCTCACACCCATACATAGAGACACCGCGCCCATCACCACCTCACAACCATTCctag